In Paenibacillus sp. 1781tsa1, one DNA window encodes the following:
- a CDS encoding ABC transporter substrate-binding protein, whose protein sequence is MVGFIKGIKGWTITLLLMGLMISGCSTNTATNAEQTPATESAASGENTSGTETEPATRVVQDEFGDVTIPVQPQRIAGIYVEDYLKALDITPVVQWYHPLWGVQDYLGLDVPQFDITGSIEALLEYDPDLIIVDGAADAEKYEMYSKVAPTYRLPESVLQDSNQILKTIADIVGKPDKGKEVAEAFEAKIADAESRLQEAVGNETVAVVRLNVNDNTLALFGIKNRYTGFIYSELGLTPHPLVSKMEEYQEILSEEAIPQLDADHLIIFPSNGEWSSPENKEALKVLDSKLWQSLPAVKNNQVYIMERSHWQSGAITANSMKIDDLLEKMTP, encoded by the coding sequence ATGGTAGGTTTTATTAAAGGTATAAAAGGGTGGACAATCACATTACTTCTCATGGGTCTCATGATTTCAGGATGTAGTACGAATACTGCTACGAATGCGGAACAGACTCCTGCAACTGAAAGTGCAGCTTCTGGAGAAAATACTTCCGGAACCGAGACAGAGCCTGCGACACGAGTTGTTCAGGATGAATTTGGAGATGTGACGATTCCGGTTCAACCACAGCGGATTGCTGGAATATATGTAGAAGATTATCTGAAGGCACTTGATATTACACCTGTAGTACAGTGGTATCATCCTTTATGGGGTGTGCAGGATTATTTAGGACTGGATGTTCCGCAATTTGATATTACGGGCAGTATTGAAGCTTTGTTGGAATATGATCCGGATCTCATCATTGTGGATGGTGCAGCAGATGCGGAGAAATATGAGATGTATTCGAAGGTGGCACCGACGTATCGCTTGCCCGAGAGCGTACTGCAGGATTCCAATCAAATTCTGAAAACCATTGCTGACATTGTAGGCAAACCGGATAAAGGTAAAGAGGTTGCTGAGGCATTTGAGGCTAAGATTGCAGATGCCGAATCGAGGCTGCAAGAAGCGGTTGGAAACGAGACCGTCGCAGTAGTCCGGCTGAATGTTAATGATAATACGCTGGCGTTGTTCGGCATCAAAAATCGCTACACTGGATTTATCTATTCGGAGTTAGGTCTGACACCTCATCCATTGGTAAGTAAGATGGAAGAGTACCAGGAAATATTGTCAGAGGAGGCCATTCCACAACTTGATGCGGATCACCTCATTATTTTCCCTTCCAATGGAGAATGGTCATCTCCCGAGAACAAGGAAGCTTTGAAGGTGCTTGACAGCAAGTTGTGGCAATCCCTTCCGGCGGTTAAGAACAATCAGGTGTATATCATGGAAAGATCACATTGGCAATCAGGTGCAATTACAGCGAATTCCATGAAAATTGATGATCTCTTGGAAAAGATGACTCCATAG
- a CDS encoding histidine phosphatase family protein codes for MMSEDITVLYFVRHAESRYVEGRERERGLTEQGHQDAGTVASLLQGEQIQLFYSSPYRRAVDTIQILAERSGGIVVTEEDLRERQLSSSDVRHDNFREAKQRLYRDPTYAYPGGESGEQARSRAVAVIDRILDKHAGHKVVIGTHGDVMTLIFQHYDSSYGYDFWESTTMPDIYKLEFDGTHKLVQVNRLWE; via the coding sequence ATGATGAGCGAGGACATTACTGTTTTGTATTTTGTCAGACATGCGGAGTCTAGGTATGTTGAGGGAAGAGAACGCGAGCGTGGGCTGACAGAACAAGGTCATCAAGATGCGGGAACGGTTGCCAGTCTGCTCCAAGGGGAGCAGATTCAACTGTTCTATTCCAGCCCTTACAGGCGAGCGGTGGATACAATTCAGATTCTGGCAGAGCGGTCAGGTGGAATTGTGGTGACAGAGGAAGATCTGCGTGAACGCCAGTTGTCGAGTTCGGATGTGAGGCACGATAATTTTCGTGAAGCCAAGCAGCGGTTGTACCGCGACCCTACGTATGCGTATCCTGGTGGAGAGTCTGGTGAACAGGCTCGCTCAAGGGCAGTAGCGGTGATCGATAGAATTCTGGATAAACATGCCGGTCACAAGGTAGTCATCGGAACCCATGGAGATGTAATGACGCTTATTTTTCAACATTATGATTCTTCCTACGGTTATGACTTCTGGGAAAGTACTACGATGCCGGATATCTATAAGTTGGAGTTTGACGGAACGCACAAGTTGGTCCAGGTCAACCGATTGTGGGAGTGA
- a CDS encoding AraC family transcriptional regulator, which yields MTEPFSADFHDPTDLLHIEYDRRIGYFSMTDDHLHDHYELYYLLSGERIYFIRDRTYRVKAGDLVFVDRNTVHKTLESGMPDHERMVLYLKPELFAAMAISTELVEALKEPFCWEIPIVRFPSQVTEVLGRMASEMVDEMLRPQPGSNLLLRHRAIELLLHAYRNQHLGRLCSDDREPVLHPKTQAVVRYLNENYQKPLTLPEVAGMFRISPHYLSRLFKQTTGFTFSDYLNLLRVKEAQRLLRESEESITDIAWLAGFSNFSHFGKMFKRTVQLSPRVYRQENKESGSVRTL from the coding sequence ATGACAGAACCTTTCAGTGCAGATTTTCATGATCCCACGGATTTATTACATATTGAATATGATCGTCGCATTGGATACTTCTCGATGACGGATGACCACCTGCATGATCATTATGAGTTGTATTACCTGTTGTCTGGCGAGCGTATCTATTTCATTAGGGACCGGACCTACCGGGTAAAGGCTGGTGATCTGGTGTTTGTTGACCGCAATACGGTTCACAAGACCTTGGAGAGTGGCATGCCGGACCATGAGCGGATGGTGCTGTATTTGAAGCCTGAGCTTTTTGCAGCCATGGCTATTTCAACGGAGTTAGTCGAAGCCTTGAAGGAGCCCTTCTGCTGGGAGATTCCTATTGTAAGGTTTCCTTCCCAGGTCACGGAGGTTTTGGGGCGGATGGCTAGCGAAATGGTGGATGAAATGCTTCGTCCCCAACCTGGAAGCAATCTGTTACTGCGTCACCGGGCTATTGAATTGTTGTTGCATGCCTATCGTAATCAGCACCTGGGCAGGTTATGCTCCGATGATCGTGAGCCGGTTCTTCATCCCAAGACACAGGCCGTCGTGCGTTACCTGAATGAGAACTATCAGAAGCCACTGACATTACCAGAGGTGGCGGGCATGTTTCGCATTAGTCCGCATTATCTGAGTCGATTGTTCAAACAAACGACGGGGTTTACCTTCAGTGATTATCTGAATCTGTTACGGGTGAAGGAAGCACAGCGTTTGCTGCGAGAAAGTGAGGAATCCATCACGGACATCGCCTGGCTAGCCGGCTTCAGTAACTTCTCTCATTTTGGCAAGATGTTTAAGCGAACCGTACAGTTATCACCAAGAGTTTACAGGCAGGAAAACAAGGAATCGGGTTCCGTGAGGACCTTATGA
- a CDS encoding RidA family protein, which translates to MIETRLNELGITLPQASAPAAKYANAVIVNGIMYVSGKGPDTSERGKLGSDFTTEQGYDFARNAGLEVLAVVRDVLGSLDRVKRVVKVQGFINASASYQEHHKVLNGFSDLMMEVFGDQGVHARSVFGAVSVRDNLPLIIDSIFQVEE; encoded by the coding sequence ATGATTGAAACGAGATTGAATGAACTGGGGATCACTTTGCCACAGGCCAGTGCCCCTGCGGCGAAATATGCCAATGCCGTTATTGTTAATGGAATCATGTATGTATCCGGGAAAGGACCTGATACCTCGGAACGTGGCAAACTGGGATCAGACTTCACAACTGAGCAGGGATATGATTTTGCCCGGAATGCCGGACTGGAAGTGCTCGCTGTTGTTCGAGACGTGCTGGGTTCACTGGATCGGGTGAAGAGAGTGGTTAAAGTGCAGGGCTTCATTAATGCGTCCGCTTCGTATCAGGAGCATCATAAAGTGCTGAATGGATTCTCCGATCTGATGATGGAGGTATTCGGGGATCAGGGTGTACATGCTCGTTCGGTATTTGGTGCCGTATCTGTGAGGGACAATTTGCCCTTGATCATTGATTCCATATTTCAAGTAGAGGAGTAG
- a CDS encoding AraC family transcriptional regulator, with protein MSSTYSILVITSGKGSMLYSDRESHHLEKGMIMFVPAGTPTKIDCSPWAESDLQYYKLDLGVAEVKEDISDHSFTIIKAEQHEFLKEIKAQEAFPLIQLNYSPWSSCLEALEQILRQQVTGDWLEQWEVQLRFQEWFRALLRQSDPETDAPDDRARVQSSIRYIGDHYDQTITVDELAADIGLTRASYTRQFKRITGKLPLDYVNTVRLERSKQLLQLTDDRIHEIAQNVGFSSEYYFGRRFKQYAGISPGLYRRHHRQEVRVFAPYLEDFLLAVGIKPVLQCSHHSWGRQHYLGLDDVPEFDVSQMDAEFNLGNEPDFIMLDKGYHRWNLDRFEQVAPTFYVEQLGEDWRSILRSTADVLGKVDRVQDVIGAYEDKALEAKGRLTRYMRGQTVAFLRISASDITLYGDQQGYVGPVIYQDLGLTPHSRVQQWTRHERRISIGLEQLSQLDADHLLITFDTGDSSEPGDERELLDRDEWKRLPAVKNGNVYEVDFMSWMNYGVISHGKKIEDILRFMA; from the coding sequence ATGTCATCCACATACTCCATATTGGTTATAACGTCTGGAAAGGGTTCGATGCTTTACTCGGATCGGGAATCTCATCATTTGGAAAAAGGAATGATTATGTTTGTTCCAGCGGGAACACCCACTAAGATAGATTGCTCTCCTTGGGCAGAAAGTGATTTGCAATATTATAAGCTTGATCTGGGTGTAGCTGAGGTGAAAGAAGATATTTCAGACCATTCGTTTACGATCATCAAGGCTGAGCAGCATGAGTTTCTTAAAGAGATTAAGGCTCAAGAAGCGTTCCCTCTTATTCAGCTGAATTACAGTCCGTGGAGTTCATGTCTGGAAGCCTTGGAACAAATACTGCGTCAACAGGTCACTGGCGATTGGCTGGAGCAATGGGAGGTACAGCTTCGTTTCCAGGAGTGGTTCCGTGCCTTGCTTCGACAGAGTGATCCCGAAACAGATGCACCAGATGACCGTGCCCGTGTTCAAAGTTCAATTCGTTACATTGGCGACCACTATGATCAGACGATAACCGTTGACGAGCTTGCGGCAGATATTGGTCTAACCAGAGCCAGCTACACTAGGCAATTCAAAAGGATTACAGGCAAGCTTCCGCTTGATTATGTGAATACGGTTCGGCTGGAGCGCTCGAAGCAACTATTACAGCTGACGGATGATCGCATCCATGAGATTGCTCAGAATGTGGGATTCAGCAGCGAGTATTATTTTGGTCGCCGATTCAAGCAATATGCTGGTATTTCACCCGGGTTGTATCGCCGTCATCACCGCCAAGAGGTTCGTGTGTTTGCTCCGTATCTGGAAGACTTTTTGTTGGCCGTGGGCATAAAACCTGTATTGCAATGTTCCCATCACTCCTGGGGTAGACAGCATTATCTGGGGTTGGATGACGTACCCGAATTTGATGTGAGCCAGATGGATGCAGAGTTTAATCTGGGCAATGAACCTGACTTTATCATGCTGGACAAGGGATATCATAGATGGAATCTGGACCGCTTTGAGCAGGTCGCCCCTACGTTTTACGTAGAACAGCTGGGAGAGGATTGGCGCTCCATTCTGAGATCGACAGCCGATGTATTGGGGAAGGTGGATCGGGTCCAAGATGTAATTGGTGCGTATGAGGACAAGGCATTGGAAGCGAAAGGACGTTTAACACGTTATATGCGTGGTCAGACGGTAGCATTTTTGCGCATATCAGCGTCTGATATTACGCTTTATGGGGATCAGCAGGGCTACGTTGGACCTGTAATTTATCAGGATCTTGGACTGACTCCGCACTCCCGTGTGCAGCAATGGACAAGACACGAGCGCAGGATTTCCATTGGATTGGAGCAGTTAAGTCAACTTGATGCGGATCACTTGTTGATTACTTTTGATACTGGGGATTCTTCTGAACCAGGAGATGAGCGCGAACTACTCGACAGGGATGAATGGAAACGCCTGCCCGCGGTGAAGAACGGTAATGTGTACGAAGTAGATTTCATGAGTTGGATGAACTACGGTGTGATATCCCATGGGAAGAAGATTGAGGATATATTGCGGTTTATGGCTTGA
- a CDS encoding Gfo/Idh/MocA family oxidoreductase, whose translation MSNKKRYVLVGTGGRAEFFYGALTRDYRNTSELVGFCDINQVRMNYANQLLKEKYNYPEVPTYPADQFDQMIENEKPDYVIVTSVDRTHHKYIIRAMELGCDVVTEKPMTIDEEKCQDILDAVKRTGQNVRVTFNYRYAPHHTKIRELILNDTIGKVTSVHFEWLLNTRHGADYFRRWHRDKRNSGGLLVHKSTHHFDLVNFWIGSQPETVFAFGDLMFYGRENAEERGVTQFYNRATGNPIAKEDPFALHLDSDAHMKSMYLDAESEDGYQRDQSVFGDGINIEDTMGVLVKYRSKAILTYSLVAYQPWEGYRIAINGTKGRIEMNIVEQSYVNSLGDKSKEGALIGKTLRVLPMFGAPYEVEVEEKAGGHGGGDPVLLNDLFGEPVEDPFHRAANHVDGARSILTGIAANRAIATGLPVNVTDLVRF comes from the coding sequence ATGAGTAACAAGAAACGTTATGTATTAGTTGGAACCGGCGGCCGCGCGGAATTCTTTTATGGTGCATTAACCCGGGATTACAGGAATACTTCCGAGCTTGTCGGCTTTTGTGATATAAATCAAGTCCGCATGAATTACGCGAATCAACTGTTGAAGGAAAAGTACAATTATCCCGAAGTACCCACTTATCCTGCAGATCAGTTTGATCAGATGATTGAGAACGAGAAGCCTGACTATGTCATCGTAACCAGCGTTGACCGTACCCATCACAAATACATCATTCGCGCGATGGAACTGGGTTGTGACGTTGTCACCGAGAAACCAATGACGATCGATGAGGAAAAATGCCAAGACATTCTGGATGCCGTCAAGCGGACTGGCCAGAATGTCAGAGTTACCTTTAACTACCGTTATGCGCCGCACCATACGAAGATTCGGGAACTTATTCTGAATGATACCATCGGAAAAGTCACGTCCGTTCACTTTGAATGGCTGCTGAATACCCGCCACGGGGCAGATTATTTCCGCCGTTGGCATCGGGACAAGCGTAACAGCGGCGGACTGCTCGTTCACAAATCCACCCATCACTTCGATTTGGTGAATTTCTGGATCGGCTCGCAACCGGAGACCGTGTTTGCATTCGGTGATCTGATGTTTTACGGCAGAGAAAACGCAGAAGAACGCGGTGTAACGCAGTTCTACAATCGAGCAACCGGTAACCCGATCGCGAAGGAAGATCCTTTTGCACTGCATTTGGATTCGGATGCTCATATGAAGTCCATGTATCTGGATGCCGAATCAGAAGATGGTTATCAGCGGGATCAGAGCGTATTTGGGGATGGTATCAACATTGAGGATACAATGGGTGTTCTTGTGAAGTATCGGAGCAAAGCCATTCTGACGTACTCCCTCGTTGCCTATCAGCCATGGGAAGGTTACCGTATTGCCATTAACGGCACCAAAGGCCGGATTGAGATGAACATTGTGGAGCAATCCTATGTCAATTCATTAGGTGACAAAAGTAAGGAAGGTGCTCTGATCGGTAAAACGTTGCGGGTCCTTCCGATGTTCGGTGCGCCATATGAGGTTGAAGTGGAAGAGAAAGCAGGTGGACATGGCGGAGGTGACCCGGTTCTGCTGAATGATCTGTTTGGAGAGCCTGTTGAAGATCCGTTCCATCGCGCAGCTAACCACGTGGATGGTGCCAGATCCATTCTGACGGGCATTGCGGCCAATCGCGCCATCGCAACGGGTTTGCCTGTCAACGTCACTGATCTGGTTCGTTTCTAA
- a CDS encoding class I SAM-dependent methyltransferase translates to MLHSLMAIQSYKSGNTPEAQQPWLQLLAAAEQPHINLERIHSIAELEGTNPVLDYTERTLHVLEKLQVSFWVREILEEVLIWSETAKAGSREQRRVWQKQGVNLFVHNVGSAQLYDLYIGANHLDNDIGKSGGTSINQPGSLSDALSKNADMSKHAVLTSHTPRHEVIRTLIATHGLIGQYIRGEIPFAENAPLHALIVKGWLTTDELHTILLALNECIIAGVDPALWVQVQAEVQRIVGWIITGPDHEDWSVKERLSRLRSSSIRQGEAVDTAYAKLQTELNVEQALAPLAHRTLWYVESAMQDFSLQEMVKVFLLTLRSESMTPTSIEKQSDIVRHISFEPLMNTMYYDYKGVKKLNIYKKRMIEKYLEQYAWEQIVAGEQIVYPHLTHRTERHVDLPDTLFVTFEFSPAAEKLIAFCIEAEKSPLYEKAVLLLFDLFGLRRDAYDRFHNEETYLSDMNSSGDYKKVLLDYIVGKRVLDIGPGGGILLDLIEQEKPEVEPIGIDISANVIEALERKKQREGHRWQVMKGDALQLEQYVQPGTVDTVIFSSILHELYSYIELDGRRFNSDTVVAALRSSFRVLSPGGRILIRDGIMSEPEAQKRRIRFLELDGMRWLERYAEDFQGRAIKYERISDNEVVMPINDAMEFLYTYTWGEEAYVHEIQEQFGIFTPTDYKNCILEALGEQAEMMTFEHFLQEGYTEALGERIIFMKEDGSPAPLPDSTCLIVIEKKKGLANA, encoded by the coding sequence ATGCTGCATTCATTAATGGCCATACAATCATACAAGTCAGGTAACACGCCGGAAGCCCAGCAGCCATGGCTGCAACTGCTGGCAGCAGCAGAGCAGCCCCACATTAACCTCGAACGCATTCATTCCATCGCCGAACTTGAGGGCACGAATCCGGTGCTGGATTACACCGAGCGTACACTGCATGTGCTGGAGAAGCTTCAGGTTTCTTTTTGGGTGCGAGAAATTCTGGAGGAGGTTCTAATCTGGTCAGAGACAGCGAAGGCCGGATCACGGGAGCAGCGGCGTGTATGGCAAAAGCAGGGCGTTAATCTGTTTGTGCACAATGTGGGATCCGCGCAGTTATACGATCTATACATAGGGGCAAACCACTTGGATAACGACATCGGTAAGAGCGGTGGGACGAGTATAAATCAACCTGGTTCTCTGAGCGATGCCTTAAGTAAAAACGCGGATATGAGCAAGCATGCTGTGTTGACTTCACATACACCAAGGCATGAGGTTATTCGTACTCTAATTGCTACGCATGGACTTATTGGGCAATACATACGCGGCGAGATTCCATTTGCCGAGAATGCTCCGCTGCACGCCTTGATCGTCAAAGGATGGCTTACTACAGACGAACTGCACACCATACTGTTGGCATTAAATGAGTGCATTATTGCAGGCGTTGATCCAGCGTTATGGGTTCAGGTTCAGGCTGAGGTACAGCGAATTGTAGGCTGGATTATCACTGGACCGGATCATGAGGACTGGAGCGTGAAGGAACGGTTATCCCGCTTAAGAAGTTCATCCATTCGGCAGGGAGAAGCTGTGGATACGGCTTACGCCAAGCTCCAGACGGAACTGAATGTAGAACAGGCACTGGCTCCGCTGGCTCATCGTACGCTGTGGTATGTAGAGTCGGCTATGCAGGATTTCTCGTTGCAGGAGATGGTGAAAGTGTTCCTGTTGACGCTGCGCAGCGAGAGCATGACTCCAACATCCATTGAGAAACAGTCTGATATAGTCCGCCATATTAGTTTTGAGCCCTTGATGAATACGATGTATTACGACTATAAAGGGGTCAAGAAGCTCAACATTTACAAGAAACGAATGATTGAAAAATATTTGGAACAATACGCATGGGAACAGATAGTGGCAGGGGAGCAGATCGTCTATCCCCATCTAACCCATCGCACTGAGCGTCATGTGGATCTGCCGGATACATTATTCGTGACCTTCGAATTTTCCCCCGCTGCCGAGAAGCTGATCGCATTCTGTATTGAAGCGGAAAAGTCACCATTATATGAGAAGGCTGTATTGCTGTTATTTGACCTGTTCGGATTGCGGCGGGATGCCTATGACCGGTTCCACAACGAAGAGACGTATTTGTCCGATATGAACAGCTCCGGTGATTATAAAAAAGTACTGCTCGACTATATCGTTGGTAAACGGGTACTTGATATCGGTCCAGGTGGAGGAATTCTGCTGGATCTGATTGAGCAGGAAAAACCGGAAGTGGAGCCGATCGGTATCGACATCTCAGCGAATGTCATTGAAGCGCTGGAACGCAAAAAACAGCGTGAGGGACATCGCTGGCAAGTCATGAAGGGCGATGCCCTGCAACTGGAGCAATATGTGCAGCCAGGCACCGTGGATACGGTTATTTTCTCATCCATTCTGCATGAATTATATTCATATATTGAACTGGACGGTCGAAGATTTAATTCCGATACGGTTGTGGCAGCGCTGAGAAGTTCATTCCGTGTACTGTCACCTGGAGGAAGAATTCTGATTCGGGATGGTATTATGAGTGAACCGGAGGCACAGAAGCGCCGGATTCGTTTTCTGGAACTGGATGGGATGCGCTGGCTGGAGCGATACGCAGAGGATTTTCAGGGACGAGCGATAAAATATGAACGAATATCAGACAACGAGGTCGTCATGCCAATCAACGATGCGATGGAATTTCTCTACACTTATACGTGGGGTGAAGAGGCATATGTGCATGAGATTCAGGAACAGTTCGGTATTTTTACACCGACCGACTATAAGAACTGTATCTTAGAAGCGCTAGGCGAACAAGCTGAGATGATGACCTTCGAACATTTCCTTCAGGAGGGTTATACGGAAGCACTTGGAGAACGAATTATCTTCATGAAGGAAGATGGCTCCCCTGCGCCTTTGCCAGACAGTACCTGCCTGATTGTCATTGAGAAGAAGAAAGGATTAGCGAACGCATGA
- a CDS encoding PolC-type DNA polymerase III encodes MKITLLPDTYFIENLTVSPLQDRMYCIFDLEGTGINPVVESVTQFGAMHYQRGQQCNTTFSLLTRANKPIPEAVAKLTGISNEDMVEAPSFVEAFQSFQEFIGDSVLVTQAGYEYDLPILKRHCDEYGLPMLTNQVLDTKAMFTYIHPEITEVVSTDFLIRYYDLNTDGIHRHNALADCGVIAGIFERILSEYEELQLDHFTADPKRMMKRFVIPEMYLT; translated from the coding sequence ATGAAAATTACGCTGTTACCTGATACATACTTTATTGAAAATCTAACTGTATCCCCATTACAGGATAGAATGTACTGTATATTTGATCTCGAAGGTACGGGGATTAATCCTGTGGTGGAGAGTGTGACACAATTTGGTGCGATGCATTACCAAAGAGGTCAACAATGTAATACAACATTTTCTTTACTTACTCGGGCGAACAAACCTATACCAGAAGCTGTGGCGAAATTAACAGGCATTTCGAATGAGGATATGGTAGAGGCTCCGTCGTTTGTAGAAGCATTTCAGTCCTTTCAGGAATTCATTGGAGATAGCGTTCTTGTGACACAAGCAGGCTATGAATATGATCTGCCCATCTTGAAGCGACATTGCGATGAGTATGGTCTCCCGATGTTGACTAACCAGGTATTGGATACAAAAGCGATGTTCACGTACATTCATCCTGAGATTACCGAGGTCGTCTCTACGGATTTTCTGATTCGATATTACGATCTGAATACAGATGGGATTCACAGGCACAATGCTTTGGCAGATTGTGGTGTGATCGCAGGTATCTTTGAACGTATCCTTAGCGAATATGAGGAACTTCAATTAGATCATTTTACAGCTGATCCCAAGCGCATGATGAAGCGTTTTGTTATACCTGAGATGTATCTGACATAA
- a CDS encoding phosphotransferase family protein: MERIGQGRTAEIYTYSNEHIMKLYRMDFPLEAVQNEFRISELAYKKGLPVPQAISLIEHTKPRAGIVFERLQGNTLLSLIIQQPELLEQLALKMAECHYRLHCERDDDGTLPSQKQILSRAIRNVRLLSEGDQARILSYLTTLPDQQQICHGDFHPDNVMLSEAGNQYWVIDWMTGMSGDPAGDAARSWVILMSGTLPEDTEPAIRKGFETARESLIEYYIQHYMHLSGITREAIECWMLPVAAARLNEDLPAQGVEQLLKLVQERLRLL, translated from the coding sequence ATGGAGCGAATTGGTCAGGGAAGAACTGCGGAAATCTATACGTATTCGAACGAGCACATTATGAAGTTATATCGAATGGATTTTCCACTGGAAGCAGTCCAGAATGAATTTAGAATAAGTGAGTTGGCATACAAAAAAGGACTCCCCGTTCCACAAGCAATATCCTTGATAGAACATACTAAGCCGCGTGCAGGGATTGTCTTTGAACGACTTCAAGGGAATACCCTGTTATCCCTCATCATTCAGCAGCCTGAGCTACTAGAGCAGTTGGCGTTGAAAATGGCTGAATGTCATTACAGACTTCACTGTGAGCGAGATGATGATGGAACACTCCCCTCACAGAAGCAGATTCTATCCAGAGCGATTCGCAATGTTCGATTATTATCAGAGGGTGATCAAGCGCGAATCCTCTCATACTTAACAACATTGCCTGATCAACAGCAGATCTGTCATGGCGATTTTCACCCCGATAATGTTATGCTCAGTGAAGCTGGCAATCAATACTGGGTTATCGATTGGATGACTGGTATGTCAGGAGATCCCGCGGGTGATGCGGCTCGTAGCTGGGTAATATTAATGAGCGGCACTTTGCCGGAGGATACAGAGCCTGCTATACGAAAGGGATTTGAAACGGCTCGTGAATCGCTGATCGAATATTACATCCAACATTATATGCATCTTTCCGGCATTACACGTGAAGCAATTGAATGCTGGATGCTGCCCGTTGCTGCTGCACGTCTTAACGAGGATCTGCCTGCTCAAGGGGTGGAACAGCTGCTCAAGTTGGTTCAGGAACGACTTCGTCTGTTATAA
- a CDS encoding GNAT family N-acetyltransferase, translated as MTESSSFNPIMLTIPESFHTERLTIRAPQWGDGAAFNEAVRESAEQLQLWLPFAEKIPSLEESEATVRRARLKYLERTDLMLHLRDRHTDELVGSSGLHRIDWNARCFEIGYWIRTSRAGEGLMTEAVKGIEQFAITHLEANRLEIRCDARNVRSAKVAERAGYTLEGTLRKMRRNSTGTLVDYMVFSKVRGSEFE; from the coding sequence ATGACAGAGTCGTCTTCATTTAATCCAATTATGCTAACGATTCCCGAGAGCTTCCACACGGAACGTCTCACGATTCGAGCACCTCAGTGGGGGGACGGCGCAGCTTTTAATGAAGCGGTCCGTGAAAGTGCGGAGCAGCTGCAGTTGTGGTTGCCTTTTGCGGAGAAGATCCCGTCGTTGGAAGAGTCCGAGGCGACTGTTCGCAGAGCAAGACTGAAATATCTGGAACGTACCGACCTGATGCTCCATCTGCGAGACAGACATACGGATGAATTGGTAGGCAGCAGCGGGTTACATCGCATCGACTGGAATGCACGTTGTTTCGAGATTGGTTACTGGATTCGAACTTCACGAGCTGGTGAGGGTTTGATGACGGAAGCGGTGAAAGGCATTGAACAATTTGCCATTACGCATCTGGAGGCGAACCGCCTGGAAATCCGCTGTGATGCGCGTAATGTGCGAAGTGCCAAAGTAGCTGAAAGGGCGGGTTATACGCTGGAAGGCACACTACGCAAGATGCGGCGGAACAGTACAGGTACGCTGGTGGATTATATGGTTTTCTCTAAAGTCAGAGGAAGTGAGTTCGAGTAA